A genomic stretch from Vibrio neptunius includes:
- the argE gene encoding acetylornithine deacetylase, with protein MQIPSFLEVYKGLISTSSISSTDPSWDEGNAKVIEKLASWMQDIGFEVDIIEVEPGKFNLLGKIGSGEGGLLLAGHSDTVPFDEGRWNYEPHALTEANNRFYGLGTADMKGFFAFILEAVKKVDWSKQSKPLYVLATCDEETTMLGARHFTDNAPFKPDYCIIGEPTSLVPIRGHKGHVANAIRVTGKSGHSSDPALGVNAIEIMHEILFAMMQLRDKLIKEYHHPGFAIPSPTLNLGHIHGGDSANRICGCCELHYDVRPLPGISLDGLDNMLRGALKEIESKWPGRIDITPLHEPIPGYECQHDHPFIGGVEEICGIDSETVNYCTEAPFLQQLCPTLVLGPGSIDQAHQPDEFLAFEFIDPTVEILSKAMYKYCF; from the coding sequence ATGCAAATACCCAGTTTTCTTGAGGTCTACAAAGGCCTGATTTCTACCTCTTCCATCAGTTCAACCGATCCGAGTTGGGATGAAGGGAATGCAAAAGTCATTGAAAAGCTTGCCAGTTGGATGCAAGACATAGGTTTTGAAGTCGACATTATCGAGGTCGAACCCGGGAAGTTTAACCTGCTAGGTAAAATAGGAAGCGGTGAAGGAGGGCTTCTGCTGGCTGGTCACAGCGATACAGTACCTTTCGATGAAGGCCGCTGGAATTACGAACCTCACGCCCTCACAGAAGCGAATAACCGCTTCTATGGTCTAGGAACGGCTGATATGAAAGGTTTCTTTGCTTTCATTCTTGAAGCAGTAAAGAAGGTTGACTGGAGTAAACAAAGTAAGCCGTTATATGTCTTAGCGACGTGTGATGAAGAGACAACCATGCTTGGTGCACGTCATTTTACTGATAATGCACCATTCAAGCCGGACTATTGCATTATCGGAGAACCTACGAGCTTGGTTCCGATACGAGGCCATAAAGGCCATGTTGCCAATGCTATTCGAGTCACAGGCAAATCTGGCCATTCGTCAGATCCGGCTTTAGGGGTCAATGCTATTGAAATCATGCATGAAATCCTTTTTGCCATGATGCAGTTGCGTGACAAACTCATCAAAGAGTATCACCATCCTGGGTTCGCGATTCCAAGCCCAACACTTAACCTTGGCCACATTCATGGTGGAGACAGCGCTAACCGCATCTGTGGTTGTTGTGAGCTTCATTATGACGTACGCCCTCTACCTGGAATAAGCCTTGATGGCTTGGATAACATGCTTCGTGGCGCCTTAAAAGAAATCGAGTCAAAATGGCCTGGCCGAATTGATATAACACCTCTACACGAACCGATTCCTGGTTACGAATGTCAGCATGATCATCCTTTTATAGGAGGAGTGGAAGAGATATGCGGTATTGACTCGGAAACTGTCAATTACTGTACTGAAGCACCCTTTCTTCAACAGCTATGTCCGACGCTAGTACTTGGTCCGGGATCTATTGACCAAGCTCACCAACCGGATGAATTCCTTGCGTTTGAGTTTATCGACCCTACTGTCGAGATACTTTCCAAGGCTATGTATAAATATTGCTTCTAG
- the argC gene encoding N-acetyl-gamma-glutamyl-phosphate reductase, with protein sequence MLKTTIIGASGYTGAELALMVHKHPQLTLSGLYVSANSVDAGKCISELHGKLAGIISQTVEPLKDINAVAAESDIVFLATAHEVSHDIAPTFLKQDCQVFDLSGAFRVKKHGFYNEFYGFEHQHEDWLDSAAYGLAEWNHNAIKHSQLIAVPGCYPTASQLAIKPLVEAGLLDSVQWPVINATSGVSGAGRKASMTNSFCEVSLQPYGVFGHRHQPEIATHLGTDVIFTPHLGNFKRGILATITMKLASGVSEQQVSQAFNTAYENKPAVRLHQATLPSIQHVENTPFCDIGWKVQGEHIIVVSAIDNLLKGASSQAMQCLNIHYGFPELTALV encoded by the coding sequence ATGCTCAAAACTACAATTATTGGCGCCAGCGGTTATACCGGAGCTGAGTTAGCACTGATGGTGCATAAACACCCACAACTTACGCTATCAGGTTTATATGTATCCGCCAATAGTGTTGATGCCGGTAAATGTATCTCTGAGCTACATGGAAAACTGGCGGGTATTATCAGTCAGACTGTAGAGCCTTTGAAAGATATCAATGCTGTAGCGGCGGAAAGCGATATCGTTTTTCTTGCTACTGCCCATGAGGTCAGCCACGACATTGCGCCTACGTTTTTGAAACAAGATTGTCAGGTATTCGACTTGTCGGGCGCTTTCCGAGTTAAGAAACACGGCTTCTATAACGAATTTTATGGCTTTGAGCATCAACATGAAGATTGGCTAGATAGCGCAGCTTACGGTCTTGCTGAGTGGAACCACAACGCTATTAAACACAGCCAGCTCATTGCTGTGCCTGGCTGTTACCCAACAGCCTCACAGCTTGCGATTAAACCTTTGGTCGAGGCGGGTTTGCTGGATTCTGTTCAGTGGCCAGTAATCAATGCAACCAGTGGTGTCTCAGGAGCTGGTCGAAAAGCATCGATGACCAACAGTTTCTGTGAAGTGAGTTTGCAGCCTTATGGTGTGTTCGGTCACAGGCACCAACCTGAGATCGCGACTCATCTGGGGACTGACGTAATTTTCACCCCTCACTTAGGTAACTTTAAACGTGGAATCCTTGCGACCATCACCATGAAGTTAGCTAGCGGAGTGAGTGAGCAGCAGGTCTCACAAGCATTTAATACGGCATATGAGAATAAACCTGCGGTGCGCCTGCACCAAGCGACGTTACCTAGTATTCAACATGTTGAAAATACACCTTTCTGCGATATTGGTTGGAAGGTACAAGGCGAGCATATCATTGTCGTTTCTGCGATTGATAACTTGCTTAAAGGTGCATCGAGTCAAGCGATGCAATGTTTAAATATCCACTACGGATTTCCAGAGTTAACTGCCCTTGTATAA
- the argB gene encoding acetylglutamate kinase gives MTDNKPTPLVIKLGGAALSCTETLSQVFSAIADYQKQAQRRIVIVHGGGYLVDDLMAQLQIETLKKDGLRVTPYEQIPLIVGALAGTANKMLQGQAIKDGLNAVGLSLADGGLCQVEELDPELGAVGKATPGNSTVLQAILAADTLPIISSIGLTAEGQMMNVNADQAAVAVAGALDAELVLLSDVSGVLDGKGHLIKSLDEQEAQSLINGQVITDGMIVKVNAALEAANDLGRPIEVATWRYPEKLAELFAGQSIGTQFLPKN, from the coding sequence ATGACAGATAACAAACCAACTCCATTAGTGATCAAATTGGGCGGTGCTGCCCTTTCGTGTACTGAGACGTTAAGTCAGGTTTTTAGTGCAATTGCTGACTATCAGAAGCAGGCTCAGCGACGAATCGTGATCGTCCATGGAGGAGGTTATCTTGTGGACGATCTTATGGCCCAGCTTCAGATTGAAACGCTGAAGAAAGACGGGCTTCGTGTTACTCCCTATGAGCAAATTCCTTTAATAGTAGGTGCTTTAGCCGGTACGGCGAACAAGATGCTTCAGGGGCAGGCGATCAAAGACGGTTTGAATGCTGTCGGGTTATCCCTTGCTGATGGTGGGTTGTGCCAGGTTGAAGAGTTGGATCCAGAACTAGGCGCTGTTGGTAAAGCGACACCAGGTAACTCTACCGTGTTACAGGCGATTTTAGCCGCTGATACATTACCTATCATTAGCTCAATTGGCCTGACTGCAGAAGGTCAGATGATGAACGTCAATGCTGACCAAGCGGCGGTTGCCGTTGCAGGTGCCTTGGATGCCGAGCTTGTTCTATTGTCGGACGTCAGTGGCGTTTTGGATGGGAAAGGGCATCTGATCAAAAGCTTAGATGAGCAAGAAGCACAAAGTTTGATCAATGGGCAGGTAATCACCGACGGCATGATCGTCAAAGTCAATGCAGCACTGGAAGCGGCTAACGATTTAGGCCGACCAATAGAAGTGGCTACCTGGCGTTATCCAGAAAAGCTCGCCGAGCTGTTTGCTGGACAAAGCATCGGGACACAATTTTTACCAAAGAATTAG
- a CDS encoding argininosuccinate synthase: MSKLKVNKVVVAYSGGLDTSVIIPWLKENYDCEVVAFVADVGQGAEELEGIEAKAKASGASECYIADLKEEMVADYIYPTLKTGAYYEGKYLLGTSMARPIIAKAQVEVARKVGADALCHGCTGKGNDQVRFEGAFAALAPDLHVIAPWREWDLVSREECLDYLAERNIPCTASLTKIYSRDANAWHISTEGGVLENTWNAPNEDCWVWTVDPEQAPNEAEYVTLKVEKGEVVGVDGENMTPYNALVYLNEKGAKHGVGRIDIVENRLVGMKSRGCYETPGGTIMMEALRAVEQLVLDKTAFEFREELGVKASHLVYDGRWFTPLCKSILAASEELAQDVNGEVVIKLYKGQATVTQKRSVNSLYCEEFATFGEDEVYDQSHAEGFIRLYSLSSRIRALNSQKK, from the coding sequence ATGAGCAAGTTAAAAGTCAATAAAGTCGTAGTCGCATATTCTGGCGGTCTGGATACTTCAGTGATTATCCCTTGGTTGAAAGAAAACTATGATTGTGAAGTGGTCGCGTTTGTTGCCGATGTTGGTCAAGGCGCTGAAGAATTAGAAGGCATCGAAGCAAAAGCGAAAGCTTCAGGTGCATCTGAGTGTTATATCGCGGACCTGAAAGAAGAAATGGTCGCAGACTACATCTACCCAACGCTGAAAACAGGCGCTTACTACGAAGGTAAATACTTGTTGGGTACATCGATGGCTCGCCCAATCATTGCGAAAGCTCAGGTTGAAGTTGCGCGTAAAGTTGGCGCTGATGCCCTTTGTCATGGCTGTACAGGTAAAGGTAACGATCAAGTACGCTTTGAAGGCGCTTTTGCCGCTTTGGCCCCTGATCTTCACGTGATTGCTCCTTGGCGTGAGTGGGATCTGGTTAGTCGTGAAGAGTGTTTGGATTACCTTGCGGAACGCAACATTCCTTGTACGGCTTCATTAACGAAAATTTATTCACGTGATGCCAATGCGTGGCACATCTCAACAGAGGGCGGTGTTCTGGAAAATACGTGGAATGCGCCTAATGAAGATTGCTGGGTGTGGACCGTCGATCCTGAGCAAGCTCCGAATGAAGCTGAATACGTGACGCTGAAAGTCGAAAAAGGCGAAGTGGTTGGCGTGGATGGTGAAAACATGACGCCATACAACGCACTTGTTTACCTGAATGAAAAAGGTGCTAAGCATGGTGTTGGCCGAATCGATATTGTAGAAAACCGTCTAGTTGGTATGAAGTCTCGTGGTTGTTATGAAACTCCGGGTGGCACGATTATGATGGAAGCGCTGCGTGCCGTTGAGCAGCTGGTACTGGATAAGACCGCATTTGAATTCCGTGAAGAGCTAGGCGTTAAGGCATCTCATCTTGTATACGACGGCCGTTGGTTCACACCATTGTGTAAATCCATTCTCGCTGCGTCAGAAGAACTAGCTCAAGACGTAAACGGTGAAGTCGTGATTAAGCTGTATAAAGGTCAAGCTACGGTGACCCAGAAGCGCTCAGTGAACAGCCTTTATTGTGAAGAGTTTGCTACTTTTGGAGAAGATGAAGTTTACGATCAAAGTCATGCGGAAGGCTTCATTCGCCTTTACTCACTGTCTAGTCGCATTCGTGCGCTGAACAGTCAGAAAAAGTAA